AATCTAATTATATTATCCCATAATATTTATTGgaataaaatattttgaattaaaatataattcaaattattttatgaatttaaattcaataaattttAAATATCTACATCTGCCAAAACAGTGACCTTTAATCTGAATCATTTTGCATAGTTTAGGTGCAAATTTGACGCACATGTTGTAAAAGCTTTCGCTGTTAGTGAATAAGGACATATTTGGACCATTCTTGTAACATTAGAATATATTTGATCCCAAGTAAATATTTATTGAAGGCAAATTTTAACTATTTCTCAAAGTTTACGACCAAATTATGAAAATTTTCCCGGTTTATTAATCATGATATGTAAATATCAAATTATCCTTTTTATCTAGAGATTCCTCAATAGTTTGCATACTTCAGCCAATTAAACAATTACGTGTTTATCGGACTAGCATTTATTAGCGATTcccaaattaaaataaatgcaGAAACTTCAGGGGTTTTATTTTATAGAACACTCGCTAGAAATGCGGTATTCCTTTTTATCCTTTTACTTACGTTTTTCTGGTTTAATGTAAGGCATATTGAATGTCACCGTTGAGTGGGAACAAACATTTTCGGATGTCTTCTCTTATAGAAATAACAAACAAACGGAACATGAGCGGAAGTGGGACGAGTCTTTACTTAGTGGACCAGactttttctttaaaattaaaattaaaataaacaaaaacaatgTTAAACAAATTCAACTGAAGAAGAAGACCCTTCAAAGAAACTTCCCAACAAATTCAATTGATCCTTTCTCGTTTTCTCCgctaattttttctttctttcattgcCTGATTGCTTCTGAGAAGGAATCCTACAGAAATTATTTCCAAACAGGTGTGTTTTTTCGGGTGAAAAAATCCTCGTTTTGCTTCATCATTTTCTCGCTTGTTTGTATTGGCATGAAACGGGTCGAAATGGAGCGGAACGAATATTGCCGATCCAATTAGTTGGAACTTAGGCGTAGTTGAGTAGTCTTGTGTTGTTTGTTGTTATTCCATTGTTGCTCTCTTCGCGGTTTCCAGGGAACAGATTTGTATTTTTGCTGGTTTTGAATATGTTTTAGTGGGGTTTTAATTCTGTTAATCCGCGTCTCTTTGAAATGTGCTTATTCTTATCGAATTCTTATGAGCATGAATTCCTTGAAGGGAAAATGTGAATGCGCTTAGCCTATTTTTTGGGGGGAAATGCTGATAATGTTGTTTCCATGAATTCTCTACATTTCTGCCTATCTTGATTTGGGTCGTTATTGTTGGTTTAGTTCTTTGTGCCCGAAACTTGTTTCTCGGGAATATAATATCTGGGAATCTAAGTAGATATCCATATTGAAATAGTCTTTAGGTTATTGAGGGTTACTTTATTATTTTGCTGGATTTAAAAGTTGGCTGAGGAGTGATGGAACTTAGTCGCGAAGATCAAAATATAGAGGGAGAGGGAGAAGAAGAGGAAATGGATAGAGAACCGACCTCACGAGCACGTATTAGGGACATCTCTTACCATAACTCCCGTTTTTCTGGTGCTGTGAGGCAAAAAGCTTATATTTTTGATGGAGAAGGGAATTATTTTAATAAGGAATGGGATTTAACAGAGGGTAGAGGCAAGGAATTCTGTTGGTACCACGTTGAGCTACCAAAGTGGAACCAGAGACTCTCACAATCTGCACAGTATCTTATTGATGTACTCTGTCCCCCTCTGAAGCTCCAAGACATTTTGTCACTTGTTAGCAATGGACCTTTTTGTGGGCATGTTGATGGGGCTCTTGTGTTTCGAGTTAATTCACCTGGCCCTGCATCCAGTAAATTTACATTTAGAATTGCAGCAAGAGTTACCGAGAATTCTGTGATCACGGTGTCACTAGGCCGTGTTCCAAGATTGGGTTTCTCCCCAGTAAATGAGTCTCTTCTCTCAGAGGTTCCCATTGTGGAAAGTCCAAGTTCTGGTGGTGTTGAGTTGAAGGAAAGGGGTGGGACTGTTATCAGGGAGCATGTTCTTGATTTTCTGTTGATGATGAATCATTCCGAAGAAGCTGATAATCCTGTACCTAAATCTCTTTCAAATCTGGTTGTTCACATCATAGACACTCATGTGGATCACCTTCAAGATGTTGTGACGAAGCTGGAGATTGAGTTGGATTCAATGGAGCTGGAATTGGACAAAGGTATATTTTTCTTATAAATGTTATGTTATACTGGGAAATCAGTTGTTGTGATTTTGTGTTTCCTATTATGTAATATTAAATAATCATTTCGTTCTGGTTTTGGAGATGGAAAATACATTCCATCACATAAGGTTCATGAAATGTTTGCAACCTGACAACATTGTCAATTCGTGATGGCAGTCCTCATGATTAGTGATACAGTTTGAAGCTTAAACCCTCATACTAATTCTATTTGCAGGCTACTTTGCACATTCATATGCGTAGTAGGAGTTCATAAACTCAAAGATCAAAATATACATCTCTTCAGTCGGCCTTTACGTTTGGGTCAGCAGACTAGAATAATAACTATTTAGTAATACTAAAAAGATAAGGAAAATTTCCTGAATTACATTTTGAGGGATAGCGTAAAGACTCTCCATTCTCCAATCAAGGTTAGTGGTATGACTCACCAAAGGAGAAAAAATAGGAATGAGCCACCGCTCAGTTTCCCGAGTGCAAAAGGTTTGGGCGGACCTGGGGTTACCATACCAACAAAAGGTGACTAGGAAATATCCCCATTACTTCCTATAATTGTTAAGTGCTAAAATCACTCATGAAATTACTTCTTGATTTTACTCTCTCACCGCAATGCATTACatttttttcctttgattttagTGGTTGGTGCTGCTTTATGAAGAAAACAAATACTCATTTATTTAATTCCTGAAACCATCTTCCTTTTATTAATTTTCTTGGAGTTCGTTGTTGATTGTTTGAATGAATGATTTTATTCTGCTTTGGCTGCAGGTGGTTTTGCTTTGAAGAAACAATTGCTGGACGATAGAAAATTTCCAAAGATGCATCTTGACCTGCAGCGCCTCCTCCAGGTAGTTCTTCATTCCTGTGGATCTGacaaaattgttttttttttcttttttctgttttccTTCACTGAACAAAATTGTTTCTTCCTTTTTTAAATTTAGAAAGCATGAGGATGTAGTTATGACTAAAAAGAGGGTTATATCTTTTAACTAGCAAAAAATGTTCTCCGTTTTTGTTAAATTTAACAATTATTGAGCAACATTTAAGTTTGGGATTGGTTTAATCTGATCCTCTCTGTTTTCCTACTGCTTTTTGCTTTGTGCTAAGATTCTTTAGTTCCTTCATggatgttcttcttcttctttggtcgCCCCACTTTCCTTTGTTTAAGAAATCTGTGACTAAacatataaatttaattgcaTGGTGATGCTGCCTAGTGAGGTAAGTGGATGGAGGGGATGAGGAAAGTTGTCGGTCGTTTAACCTTCGATGGAAAAGTGATTGATGTTTAAGTGACAGAAGAAAGACATGACACGCCATGTAAAGCACTAGTACTTGATAAAACTCTAGGGTAAGAAATAGATGAGGAGTAGTAAAAGAGGTAGGTATGTTTGTTATCAGTTTCATCTCTCAACAAATATTCTGTATAACTAGATGCCCTTGCTGAAGTTCAATTCAAAACATAGGTTTTGTTGTATGTTATGTTCTCGCTGCTccatttcttttttttactttttctcttCCGCCATCTCCTTACATATTGATCAAACCCAATCAAATGAAAGAAGATCCAAGTACAGAAACATTAAAATTGCAAGAAGAATCAGAAAAGAATTAAGTGGCACAAAACCGGCAAATCTTGTTCATAGTGGTTGAGAGAATCCACTCCATGCCACTAGGCAAGAGTTTGGGGTTGGTAGTTGTCGCAACAAAAAGAATTAAGTGGCACAAATGCATACTGAATAGGAGGAGATAAGGGGTAACATACACTCATGATATTAAATTTGGTTTCTTTTTGCTCTGTGCTACACTCCTTGCTTGGCGGAGCGGCATACTGCACCGATTTGTTACCTAAGTCGCCTTATCCTTAATTGAGGTAAGGGGGAAGAGAAAAATGACATCCTTGATTTTATTCTATAATGAAGACCAAAGTCAGCTCTTTACAAGGACGGTAAGAGTAAGGATGTCTACACAGTTACACATTCTTTGAGGAGAGAAACTCTTCCACAATATTGGTTAACGTGTTTTTCGAAGTTTCTAGGTGTTGATTTAAACTACTTTAGTAACTGGATAGCCAATGATGGGGTTGAAAGGGGCAACAAAAACAATATGCATGTCTTGTATATAGCCAGTTTTATATATCTTCTTTAATGCATAGAGGCGGAGTGGTTTTCTTTCTAATCGTTAACTCCCTGGGGTTGGGGGAGGGAACAGAAAGGAGCATCACAAACACATGCACTAAAACATTTTAGGAAGAAAAAGTGGCTTCAAATGAAGAAGAATGAAGTAAATTGAGAAAGAAGAGTTGCAGAGCGAGTTCATAGAGGGAACTTCTATGACCATTTAGGGGAGGGAAAAGCTACTAAGTGTAAGGGGAAAACTGTGCAGTGAATGGATTAAGGGGAAATGTTAGGGGACATAAAGATTGACAAGCACAAACAAATAGGCTGGATTGGCTTCCTGAAAGGGCGCTGGCCTAGGTTTAGTTTGTCCTTTtccttgtcaaaaaaaaaaaaaaagaggttggTAACCTCCACAAGCTGCAGAACCAGCCTAAAGTACATTATtcccattatatatatatatatatatatatatgtgtgtgtgtgtgtgtgtgtgagagagagagagagagagagagagagagagacatgaCACCAGCATCTTTCAATGAGCCAAGGATTTCTGTTGGTTACCAAGCCTGAGCTGTTATCTTTTCACTTTTCCTGGCTTTCTTGTGGTTTTATAAATTTAGTCCCCATTATGGAAGGCAGTAGTTTATTGAGAATACCTTGCCCATTTTGGTCGTATAAATAGCAGCTTCCTTATGCTATATTTACAACTTCTCCTTTTCCTGAGATTTCAGATGTATAGTTTAGATTCTAGAGATAGATTTGATCTTAATCACTCTTGTTGCAGGTGATTGCACATGGTGAGCAAGTATTTCCGCGAGTGAAGGAGAAATGTTCTTCAAAAGGTTGGTTTGCCAGCGATGACATCACTTCACTTGAAGAGTTAATTGGTCGACTGAGAAGACTAAAGGAGAATGTTGGGTTTATTGCCAATCGTGTAACAGCAATTCAGGCAGGTCTTGATAGCTGGCAGTCTGAGCAGATAAATAAAAAACTTTACTACCTTTCCTTCCTCTCCATCGTCTTTCTTCCCTTGTCAGTAGTAACCGGAGGTGAACTTCTTATGGAACTTCTTTCATAATTCCAAGTCATGTTTTATCATTTCATAGTTTGAGATCACTTATTTGTCTGCTATGCTACAGTGTTTGGGATGAATGTTGGAGGAGTTCCTTGGACCAATCAAAGAGAACCTGAGTTGAAGGAGGGGTTCCGCAATGTTATGTTGCTCTGTGTGGTTCTGCTACTGTTGGTTCTCCTTTGCTTCCTTTTTCCCGTGCTTTATAGTCACGTAGTAGCTTGGAAGAGAAGGCGAGACATGAAAAGAAGTTGGTCTCTCAACCGGAGATCCTTCcttagaagaagtacaggagtTAGGGAAAGAAATGAAAAGGGTGGTTACTTGAGGCTATACTGAGATGAAATTGGTAGGCTAATCTGCTTCTTCCTTCATACCTTTCTCCAACATGAATCAGAATCAATTTTGTTAAATAACTCTGGCTTGGTACAATTTCTTCTTTCAGGAAATATATGCACACTTCAAGCTGGTCATATCGCCGCATGCTCAACATTGACATTTTAGTTGATGTGTCTTATTGTTCCCTGAAAACACAAATTCTCGCACGATTCTTACTTAGAAAGATGATGGACGTAATAGTGAGTTTGTTTTACCAATTCCTTTCTTTGTTTTACGAAATCTTGTGCTTGTATAGAGAATTCTCTTTTCCAATTGTTCCAGAAGTTCAGCTTTGTTGTTATTACAATGTGAcagttcttttttttcttttttgcatttCCTTTTTTGTTCTAGTTCTAGATATTTGATGGATGAATATAGGAAGCTAAATCACGAAGACAGGTACTAGAGGTAGCACtctaaaaatgaaaacaaaatgtgATTTTTTAACGAGGTACGCTTCAAAAGATGCTGCATGTGAAAATTCGTTATAAATAATGGGTTATGAAACATATTGAGGTTGTAGAATTTCTACCGAACAAGTTAAAAACATAACGTTAACTTTTCAGAGAAGTGTTGCATTGTTCTTTGAAGCATTGGAGTTCTTTATTGCGACGTGTATATGCCATCCCTCGTCTTGGTGCTTCTCGTTGGTTAAAACGATAAAGCTGCACTGAAAGAGCTTTCTTACAGTTTGTTCTATTCGCTGTGGTCTGATTTGCTCCCTCTCATCTACGAACATTTAAGCAAAATTAGCATTTCATTAAGGCACAAAAAGAGTATGGTATTAATAAATATTGACAAagagattaattaataaatgttGACAAAGAgatttcagaaaagaaaaacagaatcTCTAGAGAGTCACTAAAATGTTTCAAATTAACTGTGTACGGGTAAAATTGGGGGTAACCTACCCCGATTTCCCTATGAGAAAACGGAGGTAGGGCACGGATGCACGAGACCCTTCATATCGAAATCCAGAAAGAGTGAATGATGTGCCCGTCATCGGGTATGGTAAAGCGACGTGCCCCAGGCCAAGAATGAGTTCTAAGACCTCGGGAGATACGGTGAACGGTTATGCATGACGGATAGATGCATGACGAATAGAGGGCCGTGATACTCGCACTCAACCGGACATCATGGCGCGTATCTCGCTCGATGTCGATTATGGATCAGTAATTACCGGGAAAGGAAGATTTTTGTCTTTAGACTTATACTAGggatgaaactctcctactatataaggAGAAGTTTTTCTTTTGTAACATACATTATAACACGCAAATCAAAGCGATACAAGTTTATTTTCTGCCTTTTAGCTGTCGTTAAAGCTTTTCTCATTTGTTCTGTTCTTCGTTCACGGCTGGGCTTGAACCGAGGGTCCAGCTGTGGACGAGGTCATTGGTCAGTCTAAGTTCAGGCTTGGCCATAATGTTGCAATTGGTTCGAGCATTTATTTCATCTCTAACTcattttttaatattattaattattcgTGTTAAATCAAACCACATATCCTTCAAaccgcgtacaaatttaattgttatccaattttggggtaaacagtttggtgcccaccgtgagGCTAAGGATGATAATGATGATTTGATACGAATCTCCAAAACACACcctattttacgcttgttctttgaagtCTTAATTTCAGGTCAACCCAAAAAGGTCAAACTCTCAGTCTGCTCACTTATATGTTGACGCTAAGTCTAGCCATCACGTCGAAAATAATAATTACATGCCCAGTGACTATATACCTCCAACCGATCCCAATAGTGTCCAAGCTGCCGATCCGGTCGATGCTAACTCGCAGGTGTCCATCAGCAACAATTTGCCAACTGATCCCGAAAATAGTGTTCGCGGGGGACCCCGACCAACAGCTCGAGAAGCGCCCGAAGGCGAAGGTGATGGGGGTAAGCCTATGGCTAATCTTCAAAATGTTGCAGGCTCAATAGGCGGCAATAGCACAACTGCAGAATCAAAGCCATGCCCCCAACAAGGTCGAGCCCGAATCCCGGGAAAGTACTAGAAGAGATGAGCAATCATCGAGAGAACGGGTGAAGCCGAGCGCGGGGGAAATCCCGAAGTGTTGAAGATGCTGAAAGAGTTGACTAAACGAGTGGAATCAGGTGAGAAAAAGATTGAGGCTaatgacaagaaggtggaaacaTAAAACTCTAGGGTTGATTAGATCCCGGGGGCACCCCCGATATTGAAAGGACCGAACTCCAAAAAATTTGTCGAGAAGCCTTTTCCTCCAAGCGCGACACCAAAGCAGATCCCAAAGAGATTTCGTATGCCTGACATTCCCAAATATAATGGGACCACAGATCCAAATGAGCACGTGACCTCTTACACATGCGCAATCAAGGGGAACGATCTAGAAGACAATGAGATCGAGTCGGTATTACTGAAGAAGTTTGGGAAGACTTTGTCCAAGggagcaatgatatggtatcacaacttgtcCCCAAATTTcattgattcgtttgctatgcttgcataTGCTTTCGTGAAGGCCCATGtcggggccatcaaggtcgagaccagaaagtcagaccttttcaaggtaaaaCAGAGGGACAACAAGATGCTCAGGGAGTTCGAGTCAAGGTTCAAGATGGAACAGATGGATCAACCTCCAATTGCTGATGATTGGGCTGTTCAGGCATTCACTCAGGGGATCAACCCCCGAAATTCCTTCGCCTCTCAACAGCTAAAACAAAATTTGGTGGAGTACCCGGTGTAACCTGGGCCGACATCCATAGcaggtaccagtcaaagatcaggatCGAGCACGGCCAACTCAGGGCCCCTTCTAGATCTGTTTACCCCATCAGAGCCGACGATAGATCTAAGAGGGCCATTGATCAAGAGACAAGATCAGTCCGAGATCGGTATCAACCATACAACTCGGGCCAAAAAGGAAACTAATTCGGGAGTCATCCTGCAAGAAACGATAAGAGAAACAATCGAGGGCCCGATGGTCGAGGcctaatgtcacgacccggatttcgtGTTGACAGCGAAAAttttaataagcggaagaaatgcagtaaactatctgaaatatgtatctaatacaactgtttgagcctcgaccacccagaactggtgtcacagtttcatagacgatctaagaatactacatacaaagtctgaaagataaaagatacactatTTTTGAACTGAATAAATGAAACAAGAGtcaagggatagagggagacgccagggcctgcggatgcctgcaagactaccttggatctccgcgtggcctgaaggcagccacccaatctacggtccaaaagctgctgctccgagatctgcacacagtgcagagtatagtatcaacacaaccgaccccatgtgctggtaagtgcctagcctatcCTCGGCGacgtagtgacgaggctaggaccagactaccaaataaacatgtgcaatttaactatatacagcggaaaaagaagaacaatagtatacagtcaagtatggggaGGGGGTAGCATGCTGCGGGGGAACTATCAaattagaatagaaagacaacgggtaactgaaagaaacaacatatctcagatatcacTAAAGAATCaggaatcaataagtgcacgacatcacccttcgtgcttttactctcgtcctcaccaaagcaatcaaataataaaaatgtgcatgacatcacccttcgtgcttttactctcgtcctcaccatataatcaatataatcggcacagatggtacatcgtgcggctcGACATCACTataatataattagaacacgtcaactttcttatttcgccaaaatgcgccgaattgtCATGcgaacttccaaatccaaatttggaCACACGTCTAAGTCTgaaattaccatacgaagctatttaCGTCACTAAAATTCTAATTTGGGGtcttttgctcaaaagtcaactctttccatttgctttaaaaaaataagattttgattttctttaaatttaactccGAATCTTACGAAAAATCAAACTTGACCATACATGCGGGTCATAATCCATATTACGAAGCTCCTCAAGGTCTTAAGCCGTTGAACGAGACGCTAATTCTTATaacgacaggtcgggtcgttacattctccacctcttaaacaaacgtttgtcctcgaacgtactaagaattattctgaAGTtgccaaattgatgattttacttttacacatatACTCTTGGTTGATCTCACGTTACCGCATTCGACACAAGCCCGGAAACACCATCGCagttgagattatttcctttatccatatttgtaactttaagaccaaatttcttactcTCCAAACGTTTTCAAAATGGTCCACTTCTTCACATTAACACACGGTACTAGTCTCATGTCAACACACATCAACTTTTAATAGCGCTTAAATACTTCAAAATTTTTCCCGGGATGTTACATTTCCCCCCACTTAGGGCCATTCATCATCACATACacaatgtaacttatctctttcttcgcACATCTCAAcgtcccaaatttttctaactcccaaatttttcagaaattttgacagagtctcccctgtaattgggcctatccagaGTAACACCAAtacaactcctaacaacacatccacaacccaACAAGACACTAGAATGCATATATCAATAAAACTAATCTCTGTATTACAACACGGTATTATCATAATGATATCTCGACATGAGATGCATCATATGTATGACTATAACCACTTCTCTAGTCTTAATAGATGTTTATAATCTATTATAACATCGCCCATTAACCCCATGTTAACAAAGTCCCATTTCAAGCCTCCACTTTACTCACAACAAGGTATGAAAACCtcataattacttacccaaattaaATATTCACAATTAACGCCACCCGGGCACTCACCTcgtaggctaaaactcaataattacaatacaatttggcaaattatgcatagagatattcatacaagaattatcaaataagcctcataggcatgacttcctataagtactatagtacaaattttaatttcataaaaggagaatttaaacacataaacctTTCACCACCAGACCTCATCCTTATATAATATCTACCGTagcttgtagcccggtttaaatatttcatatc
This sequence is a window from Nicotiana sylvestris chromosome 3, ASM39365v2, whole genome shotgun sequence. Protein-coding genes within it:
- the LOC104242429 gene encoding uncharacterized protein, with the translated sequence MELSREDQNIEGEGEEEEMDREPTSRARIRDISYHNSRFSGAVRQKAYIFDGEGNYFNKEWDLTEGRGKEFCWYHVELPKWNQRLSQSAQYLIDVLCPPLKLQDILSLVSNGPFCGHVDGALVFRVNSPGPASSKFTFRIAARVTENSVITVSLGRVPRLGFSPVNESLLSEVPIVESPSSGGVELKERGGTVIREHVLDFLLMMNHSEEADNPVPKSLSNLVVHIIDTHVDHLQDVVTKLEIELDSMELELDKGGFALKKQLLDDRKFPKMHLDLQRLLQVIAHGEQVFPRVKEKCSSKGWFASDDITSLEELIGRLRRLKENVGFIANRVTAIQAGLDSWQSEQINKKLYYLSFLSIVFLPLSVVTGVFGMNVGGVPWTNQREPELKEGFRNVMLLCVVLLLLVLLCFLFPVLYSHVVAWKRRRDMKRSWSLNRRSFLRRSTGVRERNEKGGYLRLY